Proteins found in one Alteromonas macleodii genomic segment:
- a CDS encoding alpha/beta hydrolase has protein sequence MTTVVFSHGKESGPWGSKITTLSNVANDMGFGVESIDYQDLDCPEARLERLKETIAEKCNDVVLVGSSMGGYVSLAAASQISARGVFLMAPALYLPNYKVQRFPYDGYVSLVHGWNDDIVPIENSLKYARHQKAQLLLLNDGHRLANSKSVISPFFRNWLEKFRY, from the coding sequence ATGACCACGGTTGTTTTTTCTCACGGTAAAGAAAGCGGGCCATGGGGCAGTAAGATAACCACGCTTTCGAATGTAGCAAACGATATGGGCTTTGGTGTTGAGAGTATCGATTATCAAGATCTCGACTGCCCCGAAGCCCGCCTAGAGCGCTTAAAAGAAACTATCGCTGAAAAGTGCAATGACGTTGTATTGGTGGGCTCGAGCATGGGCGGATATGTATCACTTGCCGCTGCCAGTCAGATCTCTGCCAGAGGCGTATTTTTAATGGCGCCTGCGCTTTATTTGCCCAACTATAAAGTTCAGCGCTTTCCGTACGACGGCTATGTTAGCCTAGTGCACGGCTGGAACGATGATATCGTGCCAATTGAGAACAGCCTTAAGTATGCCCGCCATCAAAAGGCGCAGCTGCTGCTTCTAAATGATGGTCACCGCCTTGCGAACAGTAAGTCCGTTATTTCACCTTTCTTCAGAAATTGGTTGGAGAAATTCCGCTACTAG
- a CDS encoding efflux RND transporter permease subunit — protein MARFFIDRPVFAWVLAIITMMAGVLAITSLPIEQYPKVAPPSVTISATYPGASAETVENSVTQVIEQSLTGIDNLRYFSASSSNSSMSITLTFEPGADPDIAQVQTQNKVQGALPLLPTQVQQQGVTVTKANSAFALAVGFYSEDDSMTQYDLSDMLVSNFQDPISRVNGVGNVRVFGAQRSMRIWLDPDKLYSFNLTPTDVQAAVQVQNTDVSAGQLGGLPAIENQQINATIQAQSRLQTVEDFENIVLRVNTDGSQVRVCDVARVELGAQSYDVIVRYDRKPASGMAISLASGANALDTIKAVKARVEELRSNLPDTVKVVYPVDSSPFIELSIESVVHTLIEAVVLVFLVMLLFLQNWRATLIPTIAVPVVLLGTFSVLLAFGFSINVLTMFAMVLAIGLLVDDAIVVVENVERIMEEEGLPPAEATKKSMSQITGALVGIAAVLSTVFIPMAFFSGSAGAIYRQFSVTIVSAMAFSVLVAIVLSPSLCATLLKQHSEDHDKNKGFFGWFNRTFNKGRDRYQKTTNHMAKRFKRYFVVYGLLVGGMVFIFSQLPGAFLPDEDQGRMMVLVSTPPGATAGRTLESIKQVEDYILEEESEAVNGMFAVVGFSFAGQAQNAGMAFLNFNDWSVRDESNSAFAVMKRAFGAFGQIQDASAFPIVPPPIMELGNATGFDMQLVDRGGNGHEALMNARNQLLGMAAQNPKLAGVRPNGLSDVPQFKINIDSEKASALGLNLSDINSALQIAWGSSYVNDFIDKGRIKRVYMQADLPHRMTPEDLDKWFVRNSDGEMVAFSTFSTTEWVYGSPKLERFNGISSVNIQGSAAPGISSGEAMAEMKKLVEQLPAGFAIEWSGLSYEEQEAGSQAPMLYALSILVVFLCLAALYESWSVPFAVMLVVPLGILGSVTAAFIFNLPNDVYLQVAFLTTVGLAAKNAILIVEFAKEQYEKGEDLMTAVSNAAAQRFRPILMTSMAFILGVTPLALSSGAGAASQNAIGIAVMGGMFAATFLAIFFVPMFYVMVEKLFHKEDK, from the coding sequence ATGGCTCGTTTTTTCATAGACAGGCCCGTGTTTGCATGGGTGCTGGCAATTATCACAATGATGGCGGGTGTGTTGGCGATAACCTCACTCCCCATTGAACAATACCCTAAGGTAGCACCACCGTCGGTTACTATCTCGGCAACTTATCCTGGTGCTTCAGCAGAAACCGTTGAAAACTCGGTAACGCAGGTCATTGAGCAAAGCTTAACGGGTATCGATAATCTCCGTTATTTTTCGGCAAGTAGTTCTAACAGCAGCATGTCAATTACCCTGACGTTTGAGCCAGGTGCAGACCCTGATATTGCCCAAGTACAGACTCAAAATAAGGTGCAGGGCGCGTTACCTTTACTGCCAACGCAGGTTCAGCAGCAAGGGGTTACCGTTACCAAGGCAAACAGTGCATTTGCGCTAGCCGTAGGCTTCTATTCTGAAGACGATTCGATGACACAGTATGACCTGAGTGACATGCTCGTCTCAAACTTTCAGGACCCTATTTCCCGGGTAAACGGTGTAGGTAACGTACGAGTTTTTGGTGCGCAGCGCTCTATGCGTATTTGGCTAGACCCAGACAAGCTGTACAGCTTCAACCTAACGCCCACTGACGTACAGGCCGCAGTTCAGGTCCAAAATACCGATGTCTCAGCAGGTCAGTTGGGCGGGTTACCTGCTATCGAAAATCAGCAAATCAACGCCACTATTCAGGCGCAAAGCCGCCTTCAAACCGTTGAAGATTTTGAAAATATCGTGCTACGTGTGAACACAGACGGTTCTCAGGTACGTGTGTGTGATGTGGCACGAGTAGAGCTGGGTGCGCAAAGTTACGATGTTATTGTTCGTTACGACCGCAAACCCGCGTCAGGCATGGCGATAAGCCTTGCTTCTGGCGCAAACGCGCTAGACACTATCAAAGCAGTGAAAGCTCGCGTTGAAGAGCTACGCTCAAACCTACCTGATACGGTGAAAGTGGTTTACCCAGTAGACAGTTCGCCTTTCATCGAGCTTTCTATAGAGTCAGTAGTACATACGCTTATCGAAGCGGTTGTGTTAGTTTTCTTAGTAATGCTGCTGTTTCTCCAAAACTGGCGCGCAACGCTTATACCCACCATTGCCGTACCTGTTGTACTACTTGGGACTTTCTCGGTGCTATTAGCCTTTGGTTTTAGTATCAACGTATTGACCATGTTTGCCATGGTACTGGCTATCGGTCTTCTTGTTGATGACGCTATCGTTGTTGTAGAAAACGTTGAGCGTATTATGGAAGAAGAAGGCTTGCCGCCTGCTGAAGCGACTAAGAAGTCTATGTCGCAAATCACTGGCGCACTTGTGGGCATTGCCGCGGTACTTTCAACGGTCTTTATCCCTATGGCCTTCTTTAGCGGATCAGCCGGGGCTATTTATCGTCAGTTTTCAGTAACTATCGTTTCAGCGATGGCGTTCTCTGTGCTGGTAGCTATCGTGCTCTCGCCTTCTTTATGTGCCACTTTATTGAAGCAGCACTCAGAGGATCACGATAAAAATAAAGGTTTCTTTGGGTGGTTCAACCGCACGTTTAACAAAGGGCGTGACCGCTACCAGAAAACGACTAACCACATGGCGAAGCGTTTTAAGCGTTACTTCGTTGTATACGGCTTACTTGTTGGCGGGATGGTGTTTATCTTCAGTCAGCTTCCTGGTGCCTTCCTTCCAGATGAAGACCAAGGTCGAATGATGGTATTGGTCAGCACACCTCCAGGCGCTACCGCGGGTCGTACGCTCGAATCCATTAAGCAAGTGGAAGACTACATTCTTGAAGAAGAGAGCGAAGCAGTTAACGGTATGTTTGCGGTAGTGGGCTTTAGCTTTGCAGGACAAGCGCAAAATGCGGGTATGGCGTTTTTAAACTTCAATGACTGGAGTGTACGTGACGAGAGTAACTCGGCCTTCGCAGTGATGAAGCGAGCTTTTGGCGCATTTGGTCAGATTCAAGATGCATCAGCATTTCCCATTGTGCCGCCACCTATTATGGAATTAGGTAATGCCACGGGCTTTGATATGCAGCTGGTGGACCGCGGTGGTAACGGCCATGAAGCCCTAATGAATGCCCGTAATCAGCTGTTAGGTATGGCTGCGCAAAACCCGAAATTGGCGGGTGTCCGTCCTAACGGTTTAAGTGATGTTCCCCAATTCAAAATTAATATTGATAGTGAAAAGGCGTCTGCGCTTGGCTTAAATCTAAGTGATATCAATAGTGCGCTGCAAATTGCCTGGGGTTCAAGCTATGTAAACGACTTCATTGATAAAGGGCGAATTAAGCGGGTTTACATGCAGGCGGACCTTCCTCATCGTATGACGCCAGAAGACCTTGATAAATGGTTTGTTCGCAATAGCGACGGTGAGATGGTAGCTTTCAGCACCTTCTCTACAACTGAGTGGGTATATGGCTCGCCCAAGTTAGAGCGCTTTAACGGTATATCGTCGGTAAATATACAAGGTAGTGCGGCACCAGGAATCTCTTCAGGTGAAGCGATGGCTGAAATGAAGAAGTTGGTTGAACAATTGCCTGCTGGTTTTGCCATTGAATGGTCAGGCTTATCTTATGAAGAACAAGAGGCCGGGTCTCAGGCGCCTATGCTGTATGCGCTTTCAATTTTAGTCGTATTCCTTTGCTTAGCTGCACTATATGAAAGCTGGTCGGTACCGTTTGCGGTAATGCTAGTGGTGCCGTTAGGAATATTGGGCTCGGTTACCGCAGCTTTCATCTTTAATTTACCGAATGATGTGTATTTGCAGGTAGCGTTCTTAACAACGGTGGGCTTAGCAGCGAAAAACGCCATTCTTATCGTAGAGTTTGCTAAAGAGCAGTACGAAAAAGGTGAAGACCTGATGACTGCTGTATCTAACGCGGCTGCTCAGCGCTTCCGCCCAATATTGATGACGTCAATGGCATTTATTTTAGGGGTTACGCCTCTAGCACTTTCCAGTGGTGCAGGAGCTGCAAGCCAAAATGCTATTGGTATTGCAGTAATGGGCGGTATGTTTGCTGCGACCTTCTTAGCCATATTTTTCGTTCCCATGTTTTACGTTATGGTAGAAAAACTATTCCATAAGGAAGACAAGTAA
- a CDS encoding bifunctional acetyl-CoA hydrolase/transferase family protein/GNAT family N-acetyltransferase, with product MAFNLPQAPQWSSLIKSGCRVFVGGNAAVPHALVQHLIDNSEGFSDIELVHMLALGDTRWVKEEYRNLFKANTFFIGGEAMRKAVDEGRADYTPVFLSEISSLFSDGTLALDAALVNVSPPDEFGYCSLGPAVDIAMSAIRQSKKVIAQINPQVPRTSGHSYIHISEITACIEAEEPLVEVTPPPIDSVAERIGQYVSMLVDDGATLQFGIGKIPSATLKYLCNHKDLGIHSEMLTDSIIELLESGAITNKKKTFHPGKIVTSFAIGTRQLYDLIDSNPHIEFYPSSYVNKPTNIAKNDNMVAINSALEVDLTGQVVADSLGYDFYSGIGGQVDFVTGASISKGGKAIIALPSTAKNETISRITPRISEGAGVVTSRGNVQYVVTEYGIASLKGKSIRERALELIRVAHPKFRAALLEEVRQHYWVPHYQEKYPTDIPELGAIQLKKLNIQGETFYMRPLNPADERRLQEFFYSHTKETLRLRYNYDPKQMSREKSCNLVSVDQSSDAALCIVRQEGSRITIHAVGRFYYNPNDNTCEAAFVTRETQQGKGMASRLLNELITVAKIRGIAKMMAYVRGDNSPMITIFEQAKFKRKFTGDPSDIELVLDVASLHDN from the coding sequence ATGGCATTTAACTTACCTCAAGCGCCGCAGTGGTCGTCGCTGATAAAGTCGGGTTGTCGTGTCTTTGTTGGCGGGAACGCGGCGGTACCGCACGCGTTGGTTCAGCACCTTATTGATAATAGCGAAGGGTTCAGCGACATCGAACTGGTGCATATGCTGGCCTTAGGCGATACTCGTTGGGTAAAAGAAGAGTATAGAAACCTTTTTAAAGCGAATACGTTTTTTATTGGCGGTGAAGCCATGAGAAAAGCTGTCGATGAAGGTCGCGCCGACTATACCCCCGTATTCCTTTCTGAAATTTCAAGTTTGTTTAGCGATGGCACGCTGGCGCTCGATGCAGCCCTTGTCAATGTAAGCCCTCCTGATGAATTCGGCTACTGCTCACTAGGCCCGGCTGTAGATATTGCAATGTCGGCCATTAGGCAAAGTAAAAAAGTCATTGCTCAAATTAACCCTCAGGTGCCGAGAACCTCTGGGCACTCTTATATTCATATAAGTGAGATAACGGCGTGTATAGAAGCGGAGGAGCCACTAGTAGAAGTGACGCCGCCGCCAATAGACTCAGTCGCAGAACGTATAGGCCAGTATGTATCTATGCTGGTAGATGATGGCGCAACGCTCCAATTTGGTATCGGTAAAATACCCAGCGCCACGCTGAAATACCTGTGTAATCACAAAGATTTAGGTATTCATAGCGAAATGCTTACCGATAGTATTATCGAACTGTTGGAATCTGGCGCTATTACCAATAAGAAAAAGACGTTTCACCCCGGTAAAATTGTTACCAGCTTTGCCATTGGTACCCGCCAGCTATACGATTTAATCGACAGCAACCCGCATATTGAATTTTACCCGAGTAGCTACGTCAACAAGCCGACTAATATTGCCAAAAATGACAATATGGTTGCCATAAATAGTGCCCTTGAAGTGGACCTAACCGGGCAGGTGGTAGCGGACTCACTGGGCTACGACTTTTATAGCGGCATAGGAGGGCAGGTTGATTTCGTCACTGGCGCGTCTATTAGCAAAGGCGGTAAAGCCATTATCGCGCTTCCTTCTACCGCAAAAAATGAAACTATTTCACGTATTACGCCGCGTATAAGCGAAGGCGCAGGCGTGGTAACCTCCCGCGGTAATGTACAGTATGTGGTAACCGAATACGGTATAGCGTCACTTAAAGGTAAGAGTATTCGAGAGCGTGCACTAGAGCTTATTCGGGTGGCCCACCCCAAGTTCCGTGCAGCACTGTTAGAAGAAGTGCGACAGCATTATTGGGTGCCCCATTATCAAGAAAAGTACCCCACAGATATCCCAGAGCTGGGAGCTATTCAGCTTAAAAAACTCAATATTCAGGGCGAGACGTTTTATATGCGCCCGCTGAATCCGGCGGACGAAAGGCGCCTACAAGAATTCTTCTATTCCCACACAAAAGAGACATTAAGGTTGCGCTACAACTACGACCCCAAACAAATGTCTCGCGAGAAGTCGTGTAACTTGGTGTCGGTAGACCAAAGCTCTGATGCGGCGCTGTGTATTGTGAGGCAAGAGGGCTCGCGCATTACTATTCACGCAGTGGGCCGTTTCTACTACAACCCAAACGACAATACCTGCGAAGCTGCTTTTGTTACTCGGGAAACCCAGCAAGGTAAAGGCATGGCAAGCCGTCTCTTAAACGAGCTTATCACGGTAGCAAAAATAAGAGGCATTGCGAAAATGATGGCCTATGTGCGTGGCGATAATAGCCCCATGATCACTATTTTCGAACAAGCCAAATTTAAACGGAAATTTACTGGCGACCCCAGTGATATAGAGTTAGTACTAGACGTGGCATCACTGCAT